In Flavivirga abyssicola, the following are encoded in one genomic region:
- a CDS encoding DUF1800 family protein: MHTSFTIGKDSGAGFPSNTYDHIRLLDFYAMGNIKVLAKKITLDNAMLDYLDNTQNNATNPNENYAREYLELFTILKGPQIGQGNYTNYTEYDIQQAAKIFSGFKTKVDRSIIDNDTNIPSGYANAGKHDSSNKTFSNAFGNQIITGRNTASGMIDELDDFVEMIFAQPETAKAYCRKLYRYFVKSTWNDAVETDIITPLAQLLIDNDYEILPVVQKLLTSEHFYDKDDSNETDNIIGSIIKSPLQLLSEICSVFSVSYEDPTSNALRFYNNFFLKFVHNTYFKGTSMEFYNPDSVAGYPAYYQEPSFDQIWFSSNTLISRYKLIESLIVGKNTIIPNANIYASLDTVLFVENKIVPTDAQDPNKLVEAISKLLYPESIDTDRINYFKKFLIEDSNDYYWTGAWLQYINTHSSGDKTTVKTRLDALIIAMVNAAEFQLM, encoded by the coding sequence TTGCATACTAGTTTTACCATTGGGAAAGATTCTGGTGCTGGATTTCCTTCAAATACTTATGATCATATTAGGTTATTAGATTTCTATGCAATGGGCAATATTAAAGTATTAGCTAAAAAGATTACGTTAGATAATGCTATGCTTGATTATTTAGATAATACTCAGAATAACGCAACAAACCCTAATGAAAACTATGCCCGAGAATATCTAGAACTATTTACAATCTTAAAAGGCCCACAAATAGGTCAAGGTAATTACACAAATTATACTGAATACGATATTCAACAAGCTGCAAAAATTTTTTCAGGATTTAAAACAAAAGTGGATCGATCTATTATTGATAATGATACAAATATCCCAAGTGGCTATGCTAATGCTGGTAAGCATGATTCTTCGAATAAAACATTTAGTAATGCCTTTGGAAATCAAATCATAACAGGTAGAAATACAGCTTCTGGAATGATTGATGAGCTTGATGATTTTGTTGAAATGATTTTTGCACAACCAGAAACTGCTAAGGCCTATTGTCGTAAATTATATCGCTACTTCGTAAAAAGTACATGGAATGACGCAGTCGAAACAGACATTATTACTCCTCTAGCTCAACTTTTAATAGACAACGATTATGAAATTTTACCAGTAGTACAAAAACTACTCACTAGTGAGCATTTTTATGATAAAGATGATAGCAATGAAACGGATAATATTATAGGATCTATTATTAAAAGTCCATTACAATTATTATCCGAAATATGTTCCGTTTTTAGCGTAAGCTATGAAGACCCTACATCCAATGCCCTAAGATTCTACAATAATTTCTTTCTGAAATTTGTTCATAATACATATTTTAAAGGCACTAGCATGGAATTTTATAATCCAGATTCTGTTGCTGGTTATCCTGCGTATTATCAAGAGCCTAGTTTCGATCAAATTTGGTTTTCATCTAACACACTTATATCTAGATATAAATTAATTGAAAGTTTAATTGTTGGAAAGAACACAATAATTCCTAATGCAAATATTTATGCAAGTTTAGACACTGTTCTTTTTGTTGAAAATAAAATTGTACCAACTGATGCCCAAGACCCTAATAAACTTGTTGAAGCTATATCAAAATTGTTATACCCTGAAAGTATAGATACAGATCGGATTAATTATTTTAAAAAATTTTTAATAGAAGATTCTAACGATTATTATTGGACTGGAGCCTGGTTACAATATATCAATACGCATAGTAGTGGAGACAAGACAACAGTAAAAACCAGACTAGATGCTTTAATTATTGCGATGGTTAATGCAGCAGAATTTCAATTAATGTAA
- a CDS encoding DUF1800 domain-containing protein — MASLNPLTGTLGLRKAKHLLRRATFNYTKEQLDLFAGMTATAAVSSIATNPTNVLAEPYDPLPSNAPDGFWLSSGAHPNTFSGNARKRSHITAWWWYNAINQISLKHKLSFFFAY, encoded by the coding sequence ATGGCTTCATTAAATCCCTTAACTGGGACATTAGGATTAAGAAAAGCAAAACACTTATTAAGAAGAGCTACTTTTAATTATACAAAAGAACAATTAGACCTTTTTGCAGGTATGACGGCAACTGCTGCCGTTAGCAGTATTGCAACAAACCCTACCAATGTTTTAGCAGAACCATATGATCCGCTTCCATCAAATGCTCCAGACGGGTTTTGGCTTTCATCAGGAGCTCACCCTAATACATTCAGTGGAAATGCTAGAAAAAGAAGCCATATTACCGCTTGGTGGTGGTATAACGCTATAAACCAAATTTCATTAAAACATAAATTATCGTTTTTTTTTGCATACTAG
- a CDS encoding TonB-dependent receptor plug domain-containing protein, giving the protein MSRKVLLSFFSIVFFLNVSSLKAQNTQKEKQPLSTILNILEARHNISFSYADETIKDKETTLPSEDLTLVNLLEFLKEKIKLDFELLDSRFIAIKRLEKEKDNYRVQKLKEIVVTNYLTNGITKLNDGSISIKPESFGILPGLIEPDVLQTIQALPGVLSTDEKVSNINVRGGTHDQNLLLWDGIKMYQSGHFFGLISAFNPHTTKRVNIYKNGTSAKYGDGISSIIDIELPNDIDNEFKGGIGFNLINTDAYVKIPLSKKTELQLSTRRSVTDLVITPTYDQYLKRVFEDSDFSKSSNNSISQNETFYFYDINAKFLYDISKKDKIRFHLLNVNNKLNYDEQSTINDRDEALNSKLSQQNSAIGLTYTRDWTNKLSTTYQVYVSNYDLDATNYDIFNDQRLIQENEVYDGSSRFDINYKHNRYLKINGGYQFSEVGISNLEDVNNPAFRSFIKNVIRSHAFYAETSLLSNNAKTKLKIGGRLNYINKFKLFLAEPRLRFSQRFLNNFKFEVLGEFKHQTTSQIIDLQNDFLGIENRRWVLSNNNEENIVINNKTIYPVPVIKSKQLSAGIHYNKNKLLISAEAYIKKVDGITTRSQGFQNQYQFINSIGSYEIQGVDFLLNKQFGNILSSWISYSYNDNNYIFPSLNDGKKFPNNADIKHTFSFAGAYTQNGLKLALGLNWHTGKPITLPSSNQDSNDRGITYTNPNSANLDDYLRADCSATYNFNISDVTRATIGASVWNVLNKKNIINTYYTLNDNNEINTVENESLGITPNVSLRLQF; this is encoded by the coding sequence GTGAGTAGAAAAGTACTTCTTTCTTTTTTTTCTATAGTATTTTTTTTGAATGTTTCCAGCCTTAAAGCTCAAAATACTCAAAAAGAAAAGCAACCACTTTCTACTATTTTAAATATTCTTGAAGCACGCCATAACATCAGTTTCTCTTATGCAGACGAAACTATTAAGGATAAAGAAACTACCTTACCAAGTGAAGACTTAACATTAGTTAATCTTTTAGAATTTCTAAAAGAGAAAATTAAACTTGATTTTGAATTATTAGATAGCCGATTCATAGCTATTAAACGTTTAGAAAAAGAAAAGGACAACTACAGAGTACAAAAACTTAAAGAGATTGTTGTTACTAACTATCTTACCAATGGTATTACCAAATTAAATGACGGTTCCATTAGTATAAAACCAGAATCTTTTGGCATTCTTCCCGGTTTAATAGAACCCGATGTTTTACAAACTATTCAGGCACTTCCAGGTGTTTTAAGCACTGATGAAAAAGTATCTAATATAAATGTTAGAGGTGGAACACACGACCAGAATTTATTGTTATGGGATGGTATAAAAATGTATCAATCCGGACATTTTTTCGGACTTATTTCAGCCTTCAATCCACATACAACGAAACGTGTTAACATATATAAAAATGGAACCAGTGCCAAATACGGCGATGGCATTTCAAGTATCATAGATATAGAATTACCCAATGACATTGATAACGAGTTTAAAGGAGGGATTGGTTTTAATTTGATTAATACGGATGCATATGTTAAAATTCCATTATCAAAAAAAACAGAGTTACAATTATCAACACGACGTTCCGTTACCGATTTAGTGATTACTCCGACATACGATCAATACCTTAAACGTGTTTTTGAAGATTCAGATTTTAGTAAATCCAGTAATAATTCTATTTCTCAAAATGAAACGTTTTATTTTTATGATATTAATGCAAAGTTTTTATATGATATCTCTAAAAAAGATAAAATTAGATTTCATTTGCTAAACGTGAATAACAAACTAAATTATGATGAACAATCTACAATTAATGATAGAGATGAAGCCTTAAATAGTAAACTATCTCAACAAAACTCAGCAATTGGATTAACTTATACCAGAGATTGGACCAACAAGCTTTCTACAACATATCAAGTTTATGTTTCTAATTATGATTTAGATGCTACAAATTATGACATTTTTAATGATCAGCGACTCATTCAGGAAAACGAAGTTTATGATGGCTCTTCAAGGTTTGATATTAACTATAAGCATAATCGCTATCTGAAAATAAACGGAGGCTATCAATTCTCTGAAGTTGGGATTAGCAATTTAGAAGACGTTAACAACCCTGCTTTTAGAAGCTTTATTAAAAATGTTATTAGGAGCCATGCCTTTTATGCAGAAACGTCTCTTTTATCTAATAATGCCAAAACCAAATTAAAAATAGGGGGTCGTTTAAATTATATAAATAAGTTTAAGTTATTTTTAGCAGAACCTAGATTAAGGTTTAGTCAACGTTTTTTAAATAATTTTAAATTTGAAGTTTTAGGGGAATTCAAACACCAAACAACGTCTCAAATTATTGATTTACAAAACGATTTTTTAGGTATTGAAAATCGTCGATGGGTACTATCTAACAACAATGAAGAGAATATTGTTATTAATAATAAAACCATCTATCCTGTTCCTGTAATAAAAAGCAAACAACTTTCGGCAGGTATTCACTATAACAAAAACAAACTATTAATAAGTGCTGAAGCATATATAAAAAAAGTAGATGGTATAACGACCAGAAGTCAAGGGTTTCAAAACCAATATCAATTTATAAATAGTATAGGAAGTTATGAAATTCAGGGAGTCGATTTCTTATTAAATAAACAATTTGGAAATATTTTAAGCAGTTGGATTTCCTATTCTTATAATGATAATAATTACATTTTCCCATCTTTGAATGATGGTAAAAAATTCCCTAATAATGCAGATATTAAGCATACATTTTCTTTTGCCGGAGCTTATACACAAAATGGCCTTAAATTAGCGTTAGGACTCAATTGGCATACTGGTAAACCTATTACGCTTCCGAGTTCAAATCAAGACTCAAATGACAGGGGTATAACTTACACAAATCCTAATAGTGCCAATTTAGATGATTATTTACGTGCAGATTGTTCCGCGACTTATAATTTTAATATTTCTGATGTAACACGAGCAACCATAGGCGCATCAGTTTGGAATGTTTTAAATAAAAAAAACATTATAAATACCTATTATACTTTGAATGACAATAATGAGATTAATACTGTTGAAAATGAATCTCTCGGTATCACACCTAATGTAAGCTTAAGGCTTCAATTCTAG
- a CDS encoding FecR family protein, with product MNRDILISKWLDNDLNDQELEAFKALEEYDDLVKLNQGLQAFKVDDYNTSEELDTVLNTIKSNKKQSTQWFKPFMRVAAILAICFSLYYYTTTLDTTITTEFAQKTTVELPDTSSVSLNAKSILTFNKKDWKHNREVELNGEAFFKVAKGSSFKVKTKTGLVTVYGTQFNVKQWDNYFEVICYEGLVGVHYNSRETKLNPGDSFLIIDGEIIAKEKENRSQPSWLNNESTFKSAPYKTVIAEFERQYGVSITLMNIDSNQLFTGSFAHNNIDVAIKAITLPLRVTYSKTNNTIILKRE from the coding sequence ATGAACAGAGACATTTTAATATCGAAATGGTTGGATAACGATCTGAATGATCAGGAACTTGAGGCGTTTAAAGCGCTTGAAGAGTATGATGATTTAGTAAAGTTAAACCAAGGCTTACAAGCTTTTAAAGTAGATGATTATAACACTTCTGAAGAATTAGATACTGTTTTAAATACTATTAAAAGTAATAAAAAGCAATCGACACAATGGTTTAAACCATTTATGCGTGTTGCTGCTATACTTGCTATTTGCTTTAGTTTATACTATTATACAACGACTTTAGACACTACAATTACTACTGAGTTTGCACAAAAAACAACCGTAGAACTACCAGATACTTCTAGTGTTTCGTTAAATGCAAAATCGATATTAACATTCAATAAAAAAGATTGGAAACACAATAGAGAAGTAGAACTTAATGGTGAAGCTTTTTTTAAAGTTGCTAAAGGATCATCATTTAAAGTAAAAACAAAAACAGGACTTGTTACTGTTTACGGAACCCAGTTTAATGTAAAACAATGGGACAATTATTTTGAAGTTATTTGCTACGAAGGTTTAGTTGGCGTTCATTACAATTCTCGAGAAACGAAGTTAAATCCTGGTGACAGTTTTTTAATTATCGATGGGGAAATAATTGCTAAAGAAAAAGAAAACCGCTCACAGCCTTCGTGGTTAAATAATGAAAGTACTTTTAAAAGTGCTCCTTACAAAACAGTTATTGCTGAATTTGAAAGACAATACGGTGTTTCTATTACTTTAATGAATATTGATTCAAATCAACTATTTACAGGTAGCTTTGCCCACAATAATATAGATGTGGCTATAAAAGCAATTACCTTACCTTTACGTGTAACTTATAGTAAAACAAACAATACTATAATTTTAAAACGTGAGTAG
- a CDS encoding RNA polymerase sigma factor, with protein MDKQLHENICEERMFSSIFNKHSKDLHNFLYYKFGELLNPKDKVQEAFVKLWENCAKVSPDKAKSFVFTTANNLMLNETAHQKVVLKHQQTKPKMYTNENPEFLMQEHEYHDKLQKALANLTEAQRVAFMMNRVEGKRFKEIAELLGISTKAVEKRIYGALEKLRKDIKEL; from the coding sequence ATGGATAAACAGTTACATGAAAACATTTGTGAAGAGCGTATGTTTTCTTCCATATTTAATAAACACTCTAAAGATTTACACAATTTTTTATACTATAAGTTTGGTGAATTACTAAACCCAAAAGACAAAGTACAGGAGGCTTTTGTTAAGCTTTGGGAAAACTGCGCTAAGGTTTCTCCAGATAAAGCAAAGAGTTTTGTTTTTACTACGGCTAATAATTTAATGCTGAATGAAACAGCACACCAAAAGGTTGTTCTAAAACATCAGCAAACCAAACCTAAAATGTATACTAATGAAAATCCTGAATTTTTAATGCAGGAGCATGAGTATCATGATAAATTACAAAAAGCACTAGCTAATTTAACGGAAGCACAGCGTGTTGCTTTTATGATGAATCGCGTTGAAGGAAAACGTTTTAAAGAAATTGCAGAACTTTTAGGTATTTCTACTAAAGCTGTCGAAAAACGTATTTATGGTGCTTTAGAAAAATTACGGAAAGATATTAAGGAGTTGTGA
- the ffh gene encoding signal recognition particle protein — protein sequence MFNNLSDKLDKALHVLKGHGSITEVNVAETLKEVRRALLDADVNFKIAKEFTKRVKEKALGQNVLTTLQPGQLMVKIVKDELTELMGGDAEGLNLSGTPSVILMSGLQGSGKTTFSGKLANYLKNKKTKKPLLVACDVYRPAAIDQLHVVGDQIGVEVFSDRGNNDPVAISKAGIAHAKANGHNVVIIDTAGRLAVDEAMMTEISNIHKAIQPQETLFVVDSMTGQDAVNTAKAFNDILNFDGVILTKLDGDTRGGAAISIKSVVNKPIKFIGTGEKMEAIDVFYPSRMADRILGMGDVVSLVERAQEQFDEQEARKLQKKIAKNQFGFDDFLKQIQQIKKMGNMKDLMGMIPGAGKMMKDIDIDDDAFKGIEAIIHSMTPKERSNPSIINSSRKIRIGKGSGTSVQEVNQLLKQFNQMSKMMKMMQGGGGKKMMQMMKGMR from the coding sequence ATGTTTAATAATTTAAGCGATAAATTAGATAAAGCCTTACACGTTTTAAAAGGGCATGGAAGCATCACAGAAGTTAATGTAGCCGAAACTTTAAAAGAGGTTCGTCGTGCGTTACTTGATGCCGATGTTAATTTTAAAATAGCTAAAGAATTTACCAAAAGAGTTAAAGAAAAAGCACTTGGTCAAAATGTGTTAACAACACTACAGCCAGGTCAGTTAATGGTTAAAATCGTAAAAGATGAGTTAACTGAGCTTATGGGAGGAGATGCAGAAGGTCTGAATCTTTCCGGTACTCCAAGTGTTATTTTAATGTCTGGTTTACAAGGTTCTGGTAAGACAACTTTTTCTGGTAAACTCGCTAATTATCTTAAAAATAAAAAAACTAAAAAACCATTATTGGTAGCTTGTGATGTGTATCGACCAGCGGCGATTGATCAATTACATGTTGTAGGTGATCAAATAGGCGTTGAGGTTTTTAGTGATAGAGGAAATAATGATCCTGTTGCGATTTCTAAAGCAGGTATTGCTCATGCAAAAGCTAACGGACATAATGTAGTGATTATTGATACCGCAGGTCGTTTGGCTGTTGATGAGGCCATGATGACCGAAATATCAAACATTCATAAGGCTATCCAACCACAGGAAACATTGTTTGTTGTAGATTCTATGACAGGACAAGATGCAGTTAATACAGCAAAAGCCTTTAACGATATATTGAATTTTGATGGTGTTATTCTAACAAAATTAGATGGTGATACTCGTGGTGGAGCGGCAATTTCTATAAAATCTGTAGTAAACAAGCCAATCAAATTTATTGGTACAGGTGAAAAAATGGAAGCTATTGATGTTTTCTATCCATCACGTATGGCAGATCGTATTCTTGGAATGGGAGATGTCGTTTCTTTAGTTGAAAGAGCACAAGAACAATTTGATGAACAAGAGGCTCGTAAACTTCAAAAGAAAATTGCTAAAAACCAGTTTGGTTTTGATGATTTCTTAAAGCAAATTCAGCAGATTAAGAAAATGGGGAACATGAAAGATCTTATGGGAATGATTCCTGGTGCTGGTAAAATGATGAAGGATATTGATATAGATGATGATGCTTTTAAAGGTATTGAAGCCATTATTCACTCTATGACCCCTAAAGAAAGAAGCAATCCATCTATTATAAATTCAAGTAGAAAAATACGTATTGGAAAAGGCTCTGGAACTTCTGTTCAGGAAGTCAATCAATTGTTAAAGCAATTTAATCAAATGAGTAAGATGATGAAGATGATGCAAGGTGGCGGAGGCAAAAAAATGATGCAAATGATGAAGGGAATGCGTTAG
- a CDS encoding bifunctional 5,10-methylenetetrahydrofolate dehydrogenase/5,10-methenyltetrahydrofolate cyclohydrolase: MTILDGKKVSNDIKNEIAVEVQKIKDKGEKVPHLAAIIVGNDGASLTYVGSKVKACERVGFESTLVQMSNTTSEVELLDKIKELNENPEIDGFIVQLPLPPQINEQKVLLAVDPDKDVDGFHPTNFGKMALDMSTFIPATPFGILELLDRYGVETKGKHTVVIGRSHIVGRPMSILMGRKGFPGNSTVTLTHSHTKNITQITSQADIIISALGVPNFLKAEMVKDDAVIIDVGITRVTDETRPRGYRIVGDVDFANVSKKASYITPVPGGVGPMTIAMLLKNTLLARERHNI, translated from the coding sequence ATGACAATCTTAGACGGGAAAAAAGTTAGCAATGATATTAAAAATGAAATTGCAGTCGAAGTTCAAAAAATAAAAGATAAAGGAGAGAAAGTACCTCATTTGGCAGCAATCATTGTAGGCAACGATGGTGCAAGTTTAACCTACGTTGGAAGTAAAGTAAAAGCATGTGAACGTGTTGGTTTTGAGTCCACTTTGGTACAAATGTCTAATACAACAAGTGAAGTTGAATTATTAGACAAAATTAAAGAACTTAATGAAAACCCAGAGATAGATGGTTTTATAGTTCAGTTACCATTACCACCGCAAATTAATGAGCAAAAAGTATTATTAGCTGTAGATCCGGATAAAGATGTAGACGGTTTTCACCCTACAAATTTTGGTAAAATGGCTTTAGATATGTCTACCTTTATTCCAGCAACCCCATTTGGTATTTTAGAATTACTAGATCGTTATGGCGTAGAGACAAAAGGAAAGCATACCGTTGTTATTGGTCGTTCTCATATCGTGGGTAGACCTATGAGTATTTTAATGGGACGTAAAGGGTTTCCAGGTAATTCTACCGTAACCTTAACACATAGCCATACTAAAAACATCACTCAAATTACATCACAAGCAGATATTATTATTTCAGCACTAGGAGTTCCTAATTTCTTAAAGGCAGAAATGGTTAAAGATGATGCTGTTATTATAGATGTAGGTATTACAAGAGTTACAGACGAAACAAGACCAAGGGGCTATAGAATAGTTGGAGATGTAGATTTTGCAAATGTTAGTAAAAAAGCAAGCTATATTACACCAGTTCCTGGTGGTGTTGGACCTATGACAATTGCTATGTTACTTAAAAATACATTACTTGCTAGAGAGAGGCATAATATATAA
- a CDS encoding VOC family protein, translating into MNSSIAPFHLAIPVYNLPECRAFYRDILGCEEGRSSDSWVDFNFFGHQLVIHYKPKEEELNLHTNPVDGKSVPVPHFGIVLPWDIFHAFAENLSNKNIDFIIEPYIRFEGLIGEQATMFFKDPSGNALEFKSFKDIGQLFAK; encoded by the coding sequence ATGAACAGTTCCATAGCTCCTTTTCATTTAGCGATACCTGTTTATAACCTCCCAGAATGCAGAGCTTTTTATAGAGATATTTTAGGTTGCGAAGAAGGACGAAGCAGCGATTCTTGGGTAGATTTTAACTTTTTCGGTCATCAATTGGTGATTCATTATAAACCAAAAGAAGAAGAGCTTAATCTACATACTAATCCGGTAGATGGAAAAAGTGTTCCTGTACCACACTTTGGGATTGTCTTACCTTGGGACATTTTTCATGCTTTTGCAGAAAATTTAAGCAATAAAAACATTGATTTTATTATTGAACCTTATATTCGTTTTGAAGGTTTAATTGGAGAACAGGCTACCATGTTTTTTAAAGATCCTTCGGGTAATGCTTTGGAGTTTAAATCTTTTAAGGATATAGGGCAATTGTTTGCTAAATAA
- the rluF gene encoding 23S rRNA pseudouridine(2604) synthase RluF, giving the protein MEIQLKRINKFLSEVGYCSRREADKLIEAGRVTINGVIPEMGTKIALGDIVHVDGKEVKNTKESFVYIAFNKPVGIVCTTDTSIEKDNIIDFINYPKRIFPIGRLDKPSEGLILLTDDGDIVNKILRASNNHEKEYIVTVDKPISQTFIERMSGGIPLAELNRVTKKCKVEKLSTYKFKIILTQGLNRQIRRMCEYLNYEVQTLKRVRIMNIKMDMPIGDYRELTKEEFSELNLLISNSSKEYQKPPSRIKK; this is encoded by the coding sequence ATGGAAATACAGTTAAAGCGTATTAATAAATTTTTAAGTGAAGTTGGATATTGTTCGCGCCGTGAAGCTGATAAACTTATTGAAGCTGGACGTGTTACAATAAATGGAGTTATCCCAGAAATGGGCACTAAAATAGCTCTTGGAGATATTGTGCATGTAGATGGCAAAGAAGTTAAAAACACGAAAGAAAGCTTTGTCTATATAGCTTTTAACAAACCTGTTGGGATTGTTTGTACGACTGATACTTCTATTGAAAAAGACAACATCATCGACTTTATAAATTACCCTAAACGTATTTTCCCTATTGGCAGGTTAGATAAGCCTAGTGAAGGTTTAATTCTGTTAACCGATGATGGTGATATAGTCAACAAAATTCTACGAGCCAGCAATAATCATGAAAAAGAATATATTGTAACGGTAGATAAACCTATATCTCAAACATTTATAGAACGTATGTCGGGGGGCATTCCTTTAGCAGAATTAAACAGGGTGACTAAAAAATGTAAAGTTGAAAAACTAAGCACTTATAAGTTCAAAATCATCTTAACACAGGGTTTAAACAGGCAAATCCGACGTATGTGTGAGTATCTAAATTATGAGGTACAAACTCTTAAACGTGTTAGGATTATGAACATTAAAATGGATATGCCTATTGGCGACTATAGAGAATTGACAAAAGAAGAATTTAGCGAGTTAAATCTTTTAATTAGTAATTCATCTAAAGAATATCAAAAACCTCCTAGCAGGATAAAAAAATAA